In Nematostella vectensis chromosome 2, jaNemVect1.1, whole genome shotgun sequence, one genomic interval encodes:
- the LOC5517964 gene encoding GTP 3',8-cyclase, mitochondrial isoform X1 produces MASRWLRFARPANDVSSGVRGQRPLFFCSSHSIGVRKQHTKPFPESIVPSNVPNDRQRKALFGDREIRPFSEFLTDTFGRQHNYLRISLTERCNLRCQYCMPEDGIKLTPSNEVLSSEEIILIARMFVKQGVTKIRLTGGEPLVRKDIIELCEELGSIEGLQDLGMTTNGITLARKLPHLQRAGLNLLNISLDTLVPQKFEFITRRKGWHKVMDAIDTALDLGYDPVKVNCVVMKGLNEDEICDFVSLTKNKAINVRLIEYMPFDGNKWNYSKFVSYKEMLKLIWERWPDFSRLDDHPNDTSKGFQVPGFKGSVGFITSMSEQFCGSCNRLRITADGNLKVCLFGNSEVSLRDALRSGASTDEMLELIGAAVGRKKKQHAGMFNIVKQKNRPMILIAWMRNRISTHVDNTPVAFLRACRYSTRSTSNDGSNNQSQPMNLYKSQSDMSCTTSQPTNQDSDQSETIGQDNNQSGSLKLTHVDSTGMAKMVEVKDKMETTRIAVATGKVLLPTVAFRLVKENKIKKGDVLTTAHLAGIMAAKHTSTLIPLCHNIPLTRIELSLRLEEEDQAVEIRSTVTTVGRTGVEMEALTAVSVAALTVYDMCKAVSHDIRISDVMLLRKTGGKRDFTRSGEDDGK; encoded by the exons ATGGCGTCGAGATGGCTTCGTTTTGCGAGACCTGCAAATGATGTTAGCTCGGGAGTTCGTGGCCAGCGACCcttgtttttttgtagtagCCACTCTATTGGTGTCCGGAAGCAACATACGAAACCTTTCCCAGAGTCGATTGTACCAAGTAATGTT CCCAATGATAGGCAAAGGAAAGCACTGTTTGGAGACAGGGAAATCAGACCTTTCAGTGAGTTTTTAACAGACACATTTGGGAGACAACACAATTATCTCAGAATATCTCTGACTGAGCGCTGTAATCTCAGAT GCCAGTACTGTATGCCAGAGGATGGTATCAAGCTTACACCCAGTAATGAGGTGCTTTCCTCAGAGGAGATTATTCTTATTGCAAGAATGTTTGTCAAACAAGGTGTGACCAAGATCCGTCTGACAGGTGGTGAGCCTCTGGTCCGGAAGGACATCATAGAGCTTTGTG AGGAACTTGGGAGTATAGAAGGGCTTCAGGATCTTGGAATGACCACCAATGGCATAACGCTAGCAAGGAAACTTCCACATCTACAACGAGCTGGCCTCAATCTACTTAATATCAGTCTAGATACGTTAGTGCCGCAAAAGTTTGAGTTTATAACTCGGAGAAAAG GTTGGCATAAGGTTATGGATGCTATAGACACTGCATTGGACTTAGGATATGACCCTGTTAAG GTTAACTGTGTTGTCATGAAAGGACTAAATGAAGATGAGATCTGTGATTTTGTCAGTTTGACCAAGAATAAA GCCATTAATGTGAGACTGATTGAGTACATGCCATTTGATG GTAATAAGTGGAATTACAGCAAATTTGTATCATATAAAGAAATGCTGAAATTAATCTGGGAGAGATGGCCTGATTTCAGTAGATTGGACGACCATCCTAATGACACCTCTAAG GGCTTTCAAGTTCCTGGCTTTAAAGGCAGTGTAGGTTTTATCACTTCCATGAGTGAGCAGTTCTGTGGTAGCTGTAACCGGTTAAGGATCACTGCAGATGGAAACCTCAAG GTTTGTTTATTCGGGAACTCTGAGGTGTCTTTGCGGGATGCGTTGAGGTCTGGGGCGAGTACAGATGAGATGCTGGAGCTGATTGGGGCTGCTGTGGGGCGAAAGAAGAAGCAACATGCGG gaatgtTTAATATTGTGAAGCAAAAGAATCGTCCAATGATCCTGATTG CTTGGATGAGGAATAGAATTTCAACACACGTCGACAACACTCCCGTGGCATTTCTACGAGCTTGTCGGTATTCAACGCGTTCCACTTCCAATGACGGATCGAACAACCAATCACAACCAATGAATTTATACAAGAGCCAATCAGATATGTCTTGTACTACATCACAACCAACTAACCAGGACagtgaccaatcagagaccaTAGGTCAGGACAATAACCAATCAGGATCTCTGAAGCTAACGCACGTGGACAGCACGGGCATGGCTAAAATGGTGGAGGTCAAGGACAAAATGGAGACAACGCGCATCGCTGTTGCGACGGGCAAAGTGCTTTTGCCCACTGTGGCCTTTCGACTAGTAAAAGAGAACAAGATCAAGAAAGGTGATGTACTAACCACGGCTCATTTAGCGGGTATTATGGCAGCAAAGCACACCTCAACTTTGATTCCTCTTTGCCATAATATACCGCTGACTCGCATCGAGCTGTCTCTCAGGCTCGAAGAGGAAGATCAGGCTGTGGAAATTCGCAGCACTGTTACGACTGTCGGTCGCACAGGCGTGGAAATGGAAGCACTTACGGCAGTATCTGTTGCCGCCCTTACTGTCTACGACATGTGCAAGGCCGTGTCACATGATATACGGATTAGTGACGTCATGCTATTGAGGAAGACTGGCGGCAAGAGGGACTTCACAAGGAGCGGAGAGGACGATGGGAAGTGA
- the LOC5517964 gene encoding molybdenum cofactor biosynthesis protein 1 isoform X2, which translates to MPEDGIKLTPSNEVLSSEEIILIARMFVKQGVTKIRLTGGEPLVRKDIIELCEELGSIEGLQDLGMTTNGITLARKLPHLQRAGLNLLNISLDTLVPQKFEFITRRKGWHKVMDAIDTALDLGYDPVKVNCVVMKGLNEDEICDFVSLTKNKAINVRLIEYMPFDGNKWNYSKFVSYKEMLKLIWERWPDFSRLDDHPNDTSKGFQVPGFKGSVGFITSMSEQFCGSCNRLRITADGNLKVCLFGNSEVSLRDALRSGASTDEMLELIGAAVGRKKKQHAGMFNIVKQKNRPMILIAWMRNRISTHVDNTPVAFLRACRYSTRSTSNDGSNNQSQPMNLYKSQSDMSCTTSQPTNQDSDQSETIGQDNNQSGSLKLTHVDSTGMAKMVEVKDKMETTRIAVATGKVLLPTVAFRLVKENKIKKGDVLTTAHLAGIMAAKHTSTLIPLCHNIPLTRIELSLRLEEEDQAVEIRSTVTTVGRTGVEMEALTAVSVAALTVYDMCKAVSHDIRISDVMLLRKTGGKRDFTRSGEDDGK; encoded by the exons ATGCCAGAGGATGGTATCAAGCTTACACCCAGTAATGAGGTGCTTTCCTCAGAGGAGATTATTCTTATTGCAAGAATGTTTGTCAAACAAGGTGTGACCAAGATCCGTCTGACAGGTGGTGAGCCTCTGGTCCGGAAGGACATCATAGAGCTTTGTG AGGAACTTGGGAGTATAGAAGGGCTTCAGGATCTTGGAATGACCACCAATGGCATAACGCTAGCAAGGAAACTTCCACATCTACAACGAGCTGGCCTCAATCTACTTAATATCAGTCTAGATACGTTAGTGCCGCAAAAGTTTGAGTTTATAACTCGGAGAAAAG GTTGGCATAAGGTTATGGATGCTATAGACACTGCATTGGACTTAGGATATGACCCTGTTAAG GTTAACTGTGTTGTCATGAAAGGACTAAATGAAGATGAGATCTGTGATTTTGTCAGTTTGACCAAGAATAAA GCCATTAATGTGAGACTGATTGAGTACATGCCATTTGATG GTAATAAGTGGAATTACAGCAAATTTGTATCATATAAAGAAATGCTGAAATTAATCTGGGAGAGATGGCCTGATTTCAGTAGATTGGACGACCATCCTAATGACACCTCTAAG GGCTTTCAAGTTCCTGGCTTTAAAGGCAGTGTAGGTTTTATCACTTCCATGAGTGAGCAGTTCTGTGGTAGCTGTAACCGGTTAAGGATCACTGCAGATGGAAACCTCAAG GTTTGTTTATTCGGGAACTCTGAGGTGTCTTTGCGGGATGCGTTGAGGTCTGGGGCGAGTACAGATGAGATGCTGGAGCTGATTGGGGCTGCTGTGGGGCGAAAGAAGAAGCAACATGCGG gaatgtTTAATATTGTGAAGCAAAAGAATCGTCCAATGATCCTGATTG CTTGGATGAGGAATAGAATTTCAACACACGTCGACAACACTCCCGTGGCATTTCTACGAGCTTGTCGGTATTCAACGCGTTCCACTTCCAATGACGGATCGAACAACCAATCACAACCAATGAATTTATACAAGAGCCAATCAGATATGTCTTGTACTACATCACAACCAACTAACCAGGACagtgaccaatcagagaccaTAGGTCAGGACAATAACCAATCAGGATCTCTGAAGCTAACGCACGTGGACAGCACGGGCATGGCTAAAATGGTGGAGGTCAAGGACAAAATGGAGACAACGCGCATCGCTGTTGCGACGGGCAAAGTGCTTTTGCCCACTGTGGCCTTTCGACTAGTAAAAGAGAACAAGATCAAGAAAGGTGATGTACTAACCACGGCTCATTTAGCGGGTATTATGGCAGCAAAGCACACCTCAACTTTGATTCCTCTTTGCCATAATATACCGCTGACTCGCATCGAGCTGTCTCTCAGGCTCGAAGAGGAAGATCAGGCTGTGGAAATTCGCAGCACTGTTACGACTGTCGGTCGCACAGGCGTGGAAATGGAAGCACTTACGGCAGTATCTGTTGCCGCCCTTACTGTCTACGACATGTGCAAGGCCGTGTCACATGATATACGGATTAGTGACGTCATGCTATTGAGGAAGACTGGCGGCAAGAGGGACTTCACAAGGAGCGGAGAGGACGATGGGAAGTGA
- the LOC5517964 gene encoding molybdenum cofactor biosynthesis protein 1 isoform X3 codes for MASRWLRFARPANDVSSGVRGQRPLFFCSSHSIGVRKQHTKPFPESIVPSNVPNDRQRKALFGDREIRPFSEFLTDTFGRQHNYLRISLTERCNLRCQYCMPEDGIKLTPSNEVLSSEEIILIARMFVKQGVTKIRLTGGEPLVRKDIIELCEELGSIEGLQDLGMTTNGITLARKLPHLQRAGLNLLNISLDTLVPQKFEFITRRKGWHKVMDAIDTALDLGYDPVKVNCVVMKGLNEDEICDFVSLTKNKAINVRLIEYMPFDGNKWNYSKFVSYKEMLKLIWERWPDFSRLDDHPNDTSKGFQVPGFKGSVGFITSMSEQFCGSCNRLRITADGNLKVCLFGNSEVSLRDALRSGASTDEMLELIGAAVGRKKKQHAGMFNIVKQKNRPMILIGG; via the exons ATGGCGTCGAGATGGCTTCGTTTTGCGAGACCTGCAAATGATGTTAGCTCGGGAGTTCGTGGCCAGCGACCcttgtttttttgtagtagCCACTCTATTGGTGTCCGGAAGCAACATACGAAACCTTTCCCAGAGTCGATTGTACCAAGTAATGTT CCCAATGATAGGCAAAGGAAAGCACTGTTTGGAGACAGGGAAATCAGACCTTTCAGTGAGTTTTTAACAGACACATTTGGGAGACAACACAATTATCTCAGAATATCTCTGACTGAGCGCTGTAATCTCAGAT GCCAGTACTGTATGCCAGAGGATGGTATCAAGCTTACACCCAGTAATGAGGTGCTTTCCTCAGAGGAGATTATTCTTATTGCAAGAATGTTTGTCAAACAAGGTGTGACCAAGATCCGTCTGACAGGTGGTGAGCCTCTGGTCCGGAAGGACATCATAGAGCTTTGTG AGGAACTTGGGAGTATAGAAGGGCTTCAGGATCTTGGAATGACCACCAATGGCATAACGCTAGCAAGGAAACTTCCACATCTACAACGAGCTGGCCTCAATCTACTTAATATCAGTCTAGATACGTTAGTGCCGCAAAAGTTTGAGTTTATAACTCGGAGAAAAG GTTGGCATAAGGTTATGGATGCTATAGACACTGCATTGGACTTAGGATATGACCCTGTTAAG GTTAACTGTGTTGTCATGAAAGGACTAAATGAAGATGAGATCTGTGATTTTGTCAGTTTGACCAAGAATAAA GCCATTAATGTGAGACTGATTGAGTACATGCCATTTGATG GTAATAAGTGGAATTACAGCAAATTTGTATCATATAAAGAAATGCTGAAATTAATCTGGGAGAGATGGCCTGATTTCAGTAGATTGGACGACCATCCTAATGACACCTCTAAG GGCTTTCAAGTTCCTGGCTTTAAAGGCAGTGTAGGTTTTATCACTTCCATGAGTGAGCAGTTCTGTGGTAGCTGTAACCGGTTAAGGATCACTGCAGATGGAAACCTCAAG GTTTGTTTATTCGGGAACTCTGAGGTGTCTTTGCGGGATGCGTTGAGGTCTGGGGCGAGTACAGATGAGATGCTGGAGCTGATTGGGGCTGCTGTGGGGCGAAAGAAGAAGCAACATGCGG gaatgtTTAATATTGTGAAGCAAAAGAATCGTCCAATGATCCTGATTGGTGGGTGA